The following is a genomic window from Burkholderia cepacia ATCC 25416.
GGCGACGTAGCGCCGGCCCGCATCCTCGTGCGCGTCCTTGCCGGTGCACAGCGCCGCGGTGATCGCGGCGACGACGATCGTGATCCCGCCGAAGCACGCGACCACGAGCGACATCACGCTGGTCGCCGTGATGATCGGGCGCGCGGGCGTGTGATAGCCGGACACGCGCAGGATCGTCATGCCCGGCAGGAACTGGCCGGTGAGGCTGACGACGACGAGCGGCAGCGCGAGGCTGAGCGTCGTGCCGAGCGTCCATTCGGGCGCGATGAAGATCGGGTGCGCGATGCTCGGCGACACGTTGCCGAGATGCGTCATCCCGAGCGCCGTCGCGAGCGCGGCGCCCGTCAGCAGCACGAGCACGATGCTGTAGCGCGGCAGCAGGCGCTTGAAGATCACGTAGGCCGCGATCATCCCGAATGCGAGCGCGGGCTGCTCCGATGCGGCGGCGAACGCGTGCGTGCCGAACGGCAGCAGGATGCCGGCCATCATCCCGCATGCGATGCCGCGCGGAATGTGACGTACGAGCCGGTCGAAATAGCCGGTTACGCCGATCAGCAGGATGATCAGCGCGGCCGTGATGTAGGCGCCGACGGCCTGGTTGAGCGTCAGTTGCGGAAACAGGCCGACGAGTAGCGCGGTGCCGGGTGCCGACCACGCGGTGACGACCGGCACCTTCAGCTTCCAGCTCGCGAACAGGCCCGAGATGCCCGCGCCGATCGAGATCGCCCAGACCCACGACGACACTATTTCATTGGACACGTGCGCGGCCTGCGACGCCTGGAAGAAGATCGCGAGCGGGCCCGCGTAGGAAATCAGTACCGCGAGAAAGCCCGCGGTGATCGCGGAAACGGACCAGTCGTTGCCGATCGCGCGGATTGCGCCGGGCGGGGTGTTCGATTGCATCGTCGTGGGGGCGTGCGGCGCGTGGCCGGGGGCAGAGCCGGGGCGAATGATTGTTGGAAGCCCCGGACGAGCCGCCATTCTGGACATTGGCGGCGCAATTGGCAATGCGCGGGCACGAGCGGTGTCGTCGGCATTTCGTAAGAAAAATGCGGCGCGGCGGACGAATCGCCGGCCGTACGGCCTGACGCCCGCGTCGCTGAATCGGGCTGCTTCACGAAGAAGTGCGGCTCCGCCGCACGTCACGTACTGACCTGCAGCACCTTGTCGACCACCGCCACCTTTACCCCGCTCCCCGTCGACAGCGACGCCGTGCCCTGGTCGAACGGATGCACGGGCGTATCGGTCGGCGTCCACGCATGGCGCGCGAGCAGCTCGCGATACCCGCCGCGGATCACGAAGCCGCCGCATTTCTTCGCATACGCGTCGCGCCGCATCCGGTACGCGCGCGGCAGGTCGTACCACGGCAGCTTCGGCAGGTCGTGATGAACGAGGTGGTAGTTGTTGTTCAGGTACAGCAGCCGCATCGCGAAGCCGGCCTCGTTGATCGTGATGCGCGCCTTCGGGTGCCGCGCGGCGCGGTGCTCGTACAGCGAGCGGATCATCGCGAGCGACAGCGCGGGCCACGTGACGGCCAGCAGGTAGTACCACCACGGCACGCCGATCTCGCGTTGCAGCCATGCGAGCAGCACGACCACGCAGGCTACGTGCATGATCCACATCGGCAGATGGCGGAAGTCGCCGCGCCGGAACCTGGCGACCGCATCGGCGACCGTCGCGGCGACGGCGAGCGGCGGCCCCACGACGATTCGTCCGATGAAAGTCTTGCGCGCGACCGTCAGCGCGCGACGCCAGCGCGGCA
Proteins encoded in this region:
- a CDS encoding benzoate/H(+) symporter BenE family transporter encodes the protein MQSNTPPGAIRAIGNDWSVSAITAGFLAVLISYAGPLAIFFQASQAAHVSNEIVSSWVWAISIGAGISGLFASWKLKVPVVTAWSAPGTALLVGLFPQLTLNQAVGAYITAALIILLIGVTGYFDRLVRHIPRGIACGMMAGILLPFGTHAFAAASEQPALAFGMIAAYVIFKRLLPRYSIVLVLLTGAALATALGMTHLGNVSPSIAHPIFIAPEWTLGTTLSLALPLVVVSLTGQFLPGMTILRVSGYHTPARPIITATSVMSLVVACFGGITIVVAAITAALCTGKDAHEDAGRRYVAGLANGAFYLVGGLFAGTIVTVFFALPKAFVAILAGLALIGAIGANVHGIFEDENHREASVITFLATASGMTWLGLGSAFWGIVIGSLSYAVLNKVRRQA
- a CDS encoding fatty acid desaturase, with amino-acid sequence MAEYFDVDHARAIAALHARFTARTEWPTWLLVAAIYGGWLAVLVLVRERYLSLAAATPPLILLGAWHMSLQHELLHGHPTRSAFVNKLLGYPPLTVWYPYTLYRDTHLDHHRDEDLTVPGVDPETNYVTRERWARLPRWRRALTVARKTFIGRIVVGPPLAVAATVADAVARFRRGDFRHLPMWIMHVACVVVLLAWLQREIGVPWWYYLLAVTWPALSLAMIRSLYEHRAARHPKARITINEAGFAMRLLYLNNNYHLVHHDLPKLPWYDLPRAYRMRRDAYAKKCGGFVIRGGYRELLARHAWTPTDTPVHPFDQGTASLSTGSGVKVAVVDKVLQVST